One Nocardia sp. BMG111209 DNA segment encodes these proteins:
- a CDS encoding tetratricopeptide repeat protein — MAARSGADIGRGSESARERFARHLRELFVPAPKKPTLEQIVRATQDRLGPKRTVASIQRLSDWRTGKNVPDRFDVFEPHLSTLIFRARAQRAPVPPDLLNVATWRKLWQEARHEEAAEQETVAAYSGTPLPARPAVTDTLPRDVETLIGRDTELAHFLGMAGSRRPVSVYTIDGMPGVGKTALATRAAHELTDQFPDGRFFVNLHAHSSGRSAARPEDVLGGLLTDLGVDPRVLPPTLESRRALWRDRLADKRILLVLDDAHDHAQVEPLLPNHPNCLTIITSRKRMVALDGSQSFALATLEPDKAAELFRAVSRRGGTDDAAAVAEIVALCGYLPLAVVLVGGRLAHHPMWTVEQLAADLASAQDRLGEMEAGERAVQAAFTMSYQDLTPQSRQLFRRLALHPGPDIDRYAAAALGGVSVAEARTRLEGLFTDHLLDEPSAGRFRMHDLLREFGLVLSAADPAEERTEAVDRLLDFYQDLGNHADRQLTAAPNVSPVASGPALSSRSDAVHWLRRERANLTSCLEYAATTHRPARVVGLTGAVAGLLRLDGPWDQAVDLHRRAAATAERLGDGVGAADAFCDLSAVRYATGDYPATTEALRRALTLYQESGDRIGEAYALGNLARLGYATGDYPGTADLMRRALMIYRDGGDHAGEAYARTGLGVVRYATGDYSAATDLMSEALRSFQHIEDREGEAYARNELGVVRYAVGDYAGAADAVEAALTIYRDTGDRFSEAYALTDLAWVRFATGDYPGAERLLQAALAIHRETGDRLGEAYGLSSLGRLSYATGDTAGATDQIHRALAIFEELGDRLGRAYTHGDLSLIHYATADYVGAGTQLESALTTFTEIGDRMGEAYTLIGLGLARYAAAEHDRAEEVLLRALSIFGDIGDRVGRAYTLASLGRLSYAAGDCDTGIDRVTRSLDVFTDIGDRVGRAYALSSLGRLRFAAGDVTGAEDLTQQAISIYAEIGDRFGHAFALGGLSILRFSTDRIADAPALAEQALAIFTEIGDRVSQAYTFIGLGLLRYKAGDYPGALAMTEQAPAIFHEIGDRLGEVYAFIGLALVRYKTGDISATADLAQRVLAVFREIGERPGQAEMLDRIAAVWDEHSEPHNAVVSYIDALRLVREIHVRWKKRRVWRDLPVPDVHR, encoded by the coding sequence GTGGCAGCAAGATCCGGCGCGGACATTGGTCGGGGCAGTGAATCGGCCAGGGAGAGGTTCGCCCGGCACCTGCGGGAACTGTTCGTCCCGGCCCCGAAGAAGCCCACGCTCGAGCAGATCGTGCGGGCCACCCAGGATCGGCTCGGCCCGAAGCGGACGGTCGCCAGTATCCAGCGGCTCAGCGATTGGCGGACGGGTAAGAACGTGCCCGATCGCTTCGACGTCTTCGAGCCGCATCTGTCGACCCTGATCTTCCGGGCCCGCGCGCAGCGAGCGCCGGTGCCGCCGGATCTGCTGAATGTCGCCACCTGGCGCAAACTCTGGCAGGAGGCCCGGCACGAGGAGGCCGCCGAGCAGGAGACCGTCGCCGCGTACAGCGGCACTCCCCTGCCGGCGCGGCCCGCCGTCACCGACACCCTGCCCCGGGATGTCGAGACGCTGATCGGCCGCGACACCGAACTCGCGCACTTCCTGGGGATGGCGGGCAGCCGACGCCCGGTGTCGGTCTACACCATCGACGGGATGCCGGGCGTCGGCAAGACCGCGCTGGCGACGCGGGCCGCGCACGAGCTCACCGACCAGTTCCCCGACGGCCGGTTCTTCGTCAACCTGCACGCCCACTCCTCGGGACGGTCGGCCGCGCGACCGGAGGATGTGCTCGGCGGACTGCTCACCGATCTCGGGGTCGATCCACGCGTGCTGCCGCCCACGTTGGAGAGCCGGCGCGCGTTGTGGCGAGATCGGCTGGCGGACAAGCGGATTCTGCTGGTCCTCGACGACGCGCACGATCACGCGCAGGTCGAGCCGTTGCTGCCGAACCATCCGAATTGCCTGACCATCATCACCAGTCGCAAGCGCATGGTGGCCCTGGACGGGTCGCAATCCTTCGCACTCGCCACCCTCGAGCCGGACAAGGCCGCCGAATTGTTCCGGGCGGTCTCCCGCCGCGGCGGAACCGACGATGCCGCGGCGGTGGCCGAGATCGTCGCACTGTGCGGATATCTGCCGCTGGCCGTGGTGCTGGTGGGTGGCCGGCTGGCCCACCACCCCATGTGGACCGTCGAACAGCTCGCGGCGGATCTGGCGTCCGCGCAGGATCGGCTCGGCGAGATGGAGGCCGGTGAGCGCGCGGTGCAGGCGGCGTTCACGATGTCCTATCAGGATCTGACCCCGCAGAGCCGGCAACTGTTCCGTCGCCTCGCCCTGCATCCCGGTCCCGACATCGACCGATACGCCGCCGCGGCGCTCGGCGGTGTGAGTGTCGCCGAGGCCCGCACCCGGCTCGAGGGGCTGTTCACCGACCATCTGCTCGACGAGCCGAGCGCCGGCCGGTTCCGGATGCACGATCTGCTGCGGGAATTCGGGCTCGTGCTGTCCGCCGCCGACCCCGCCGAGGAACGCACCGAGGCCGTCGACCGGCTCCTCGACTTCTATCAGGACCTCGGCAACCACGCCGATCGGCAACTCACCGCGGCGCCGAACGTGTCGCCGGTGGCGTCCGGTCCCGCCCTCTCGTCCCGCAGCGACGCCGTGCACTGGCTGCGCCGCGAACGCGCCAACCTGACGTCCTGCCTGGAATACGCGGCGACTACCCACCGGCCCGCGCGGGTGGTGGGACTCACCGGCGCCGTCGCGGGACTGCTCCGACTGGACGGACCCTGGGATCAGGCCGTCGACCTGCATCGGCGTGCCGCGGCGACGGCCGAACGCCTCGGCGACGGTGTCGGCGCCGCGGACGCGTTCTGCGATCTGAGCGCGGTCCGCTACGCCACCGGCGACTATCCCGCCACCACCGAGGCCCTGCGCCGCGCGCTGACCCTCTATCAGGAGTCTGGCGACCGGATCGGCGAGGCCTATGCACTGGGCAACCTGGCCAGGCTCGGGTACGCCACCGGCGACTATCCCGGCACCGCGGACCTGATGCGGCGGGCCCTGATGATCTACCGCGACGGCGGCGATCACGCCGGCGAGGCCTACGCTCGCACCGGCCTCGGCGTCGTGCGGTACGCCACCGGCGACTACTCCGCTGCCACGGATCTGATGAGCGAGGCGCTGCGCAGCTTCCAGCACATCGAGGACCGCGAAGGAGAAGCGTACGCCCGCAACGAACTCGGCGTGGTCCGCTACGCCGTCGGCGACTACGCCGGCGCCGCCGACGCGGTCGAGGCGGCGCTGACGATCTACCGCGACACCGGCGACCGGTTCAGCGAGGCCTACGCCCTCACCGACCTCGCCTGGGTGCGGTTCGCGACCGGTGACTATCCGGGTGCGGAGCGACTGTTGCAGGCCGCGTTGGCGATTCACCGCGAGACCGGCGACCGCCTCGGCGAGGCCTACGGACTGAGCAGCCTGGGCCGGTTGTCGTACGCGACCGGCGACACCGCCGGCGCCACGGACCAGATCCACCGAGCGCTGGCGATCTTCGAGGAACTCGGTGACCGGCTCGGCCGGGCCTACACCCACGGCGACCTCAGCCTGATCCACTACGCCACCGCCGACTATGTAGGCGCCGGAACACAATTGGAGTCCGCACTCACCACGTTCACCGAGATCGGCGATCGGATGGGCGAGGCGTACACCCTCATCGGACTCGGCCTGGCGCGCTATGCGGCCGCCGAGCACGATCGAGCGGAAGAGGTTCTGCTGCGGGCACTTTCGATATTCGGCGATATCGGCGACCGGGTCGGCCGGGCCTACACGCTGGCCAGCCTGGGCCGGCTGAGTTACGCCGCGGGCGACTGCGATACGGGTATCGATCGGGTGACCCGGTCCCTGGACGTGTTCACCGACATCGGGGACCGGGTCGGCCGGGCCTACGCGCTGAGCTCCCTGGGCCGCCTGCGGTTCGCCGCGGGTGATGTCACCGGCGCCGAAGATCTCACCCAGCAGGCGATTTCGATCTACGCCGAGATCGGGGACCGGTTCGGCCACGCCTTCGCCCTCGGCGGCCTGAGCATCCTGCGGTTCTCCACCGACCGGATCGCCGACGCCCCCGCCCTGGCCGAGCAGGCCCTCGCGATCTTCACCGAGATCGGCGACCGGGTGAGCCAGGCCTACACCTTCATCGGCCTGGGCCTGTTGCGGTACAAGGCCGGCGACTACCCCGGCGCTCTGGCGATGACCGAGCAGGCGCCGGCGATCTTCCACGAGATCGGCGACCGGCTCGGCGAGGTGTACGCCTTCATCGGCCTGGCCCTGGTCCGCTACAAGACCGGGGACATCTCCGCGACAGCGGATCTCGCCCAGCGGGTACTGGCGGTGTTCCGCGAGATCGGCGAACGCCCCGGCCAGGCCGAGATGCTCGACCGCATCGCGGCGGTGTGGGACGAGCACAGCGAACCGCACAACGCGGTCGTGTCCTATATCGACGCGCTGCGACTGGTCCGGGAGATCCACGTCCGCTGGAAGAAACGCCGCGTCTGGCGGGATCTCCCGGTACCCGACGTGCACCGCTGA